The Drosophila innubila isolate TH190305 chromosome 3R unlocalized genomic scaffold, UK_Dinn_1.0 2_E_3R, whole genome shotgun sequence genome has a segment encoding these proteins:
- the LOC117791411 gene encoding myotubularin-related protein 13: MSRLADYFVIVGYDNDKEKTVGNVSGQPICGKIVQRFPEKDWPDTPFIEGIEWFCQPLGWSLSYEKQEPKFFISVLTDIDANKHYCACLSFHETLAITQTRSVDDEDETIGNTSRGLPAPAAVEPITHHSIMYAPKCLVLISRLDCADTFKNCLGTIYTVYIENLPYAMENLIGNILGCIQVPPAGGPQVRFSIGAGDKQSLQPPQSSSLPITGSGVNFLFKQLGIKNVLILLCAVMTENKILFHSKCYWHLTDSCRALVALMYPFRYTHVYIPILPAPLTEVLSTPTPFIMGIHSSLQTEITDLLDVIVVDLDGGLVTIPDALTPPVPIFPSPLWEQTQELLSMILFPNLSQADHAFPNHERPSSILAKTEAQIDKELRAIFMRLFAQLLQGYRSCLTIIRIHPKTVITFHKAGFLGARDLIESEFLFRVLDSMFFTTFVNERGPPWRASDAWDELYSSMNELLKSEAQNRNLVLTHIQELGRTLYENESSNAHVTYAQKVLRPPEGAFQRIHQPSFPRISTDKVELIIQDGIRKNGQSQRFHVTRNQHRIIPMGPRLPEALDVRPTTVHNSARRLEVLRTCVSYIFENRIADARKLLPAVMRTLKHRDARLILCRELFGYVHGNKAVLDHQQFDLVVRFMNKALQNSSGVDEYTVAAALLPMSTIFCRKLSMGVVQFAYTEIQDHVIWKNLQFWESTFFQDVQAQIKALYLLQRRQNEHNKEANCVLDEVPLEEPTALEITAEQLRKSPTIEEEKKAELAKSEESTLYSQAIHFANRMVSLLIPLDVNVDAASKPKLAFRLEENQSVSNSIMGSHSLSEHSDEGFEENDALEIGVTVGKTISRFIDCVCTEGGVTSEHIRNLHDMVPGVVHMHIESLEPVYQEAKRHPHVQKPKIQTPCLLPGEELATDHLRCFLMPDGREDDTQCLIPAEGALFLTNYRIVFKGSPCDPLFCEQTIVRAFPIASLLKEKKISMLYLAHLDQTLPEGLQLRSSCFQLLKIAFDTEVTLEQIETFRKTLSKARHPFDEFDYFAFQSYGTMLQGVVPLKTKEKYSTIKGFAKKTLLRTAKKAGFKQKAQTKRKLMPEYELGSGGGSADALETHSLDDELEDADEFEIQQNEALPRLLTSKDIERMRERSYVRDWKRLGFDADGQRGFRISNANANYVTCRTYPAIIVAPVQCSDAAMTHLGRYFKGQRIPLPTWRHANGSLLIRGGQPNSKSVIGMIKNTTGANTISHHDITHYPEQDKYFMALINTMPKLTPLDQYTGMNLSMSSLLGHGAVGEDHQSLTPELMRKQRSNLNVPDGTKSGAAGNKGGTMKGNVSNASVHAFRKMRLYALGEKSQAKSNLNGDFCADFIPVDYPDIRQSRSAFKKLMRACMPSHNANDADGQSFAKMVEQSDWLQQISTLLQLSGAVVDLIDLQESSVMLSLEDGSDVTAQLSAIAQLCLDPYYRTLDGFRVLIEKEWLAFGHRFAHRSNLKPSHASTNIAFAPTFLQFLDVVYQLQRQFPVAFEFNDFYLRFLAYHLVSCRFRTFLFDCELERYDSGVASMEDKRGSLSTKHLFGGGGVANGSDDECNVYPLDIRSPRTPTQLNRIGHSIFDYIERQHNKSPIFYNFLYSSDKEVVLRPQNSVAALDLWTFYTNEELAQGPPYDLEVTNVDDEIDLSEIKGKRMVISAGYDNIEKCNPNAYICLLSEVRQAETERGHLPQKWQQVWNNLVVPPVEPMSRKTSLNSMLVQTQQLKRSTLEIIIKGRLAGYQDKFFHPHRFEKHPYTTPTNCNHCTKLLWGPVGYRCMDCGNSYHEKCTELSMKNCTKYKAIDGAVGPPNVNMSQGDTASIASSAATTARTSSHHFYNQFSSNVAENRTHEGHLYKRGALLKGWKQRWFVLDSIKHQLRYYDTAEDTAPKGFIELAEVQSVTAAQPAQIGTKGVDEKGFFDLKTSKRTYNFYAMNANLAQEWTEKLQACLQ; encoded by the exons ATGTCCCGGCTCGCTGATTACTTTGTAATTGTTGGCTACGATAACGACAAAGAAA AGACTGTCGGTAATGTCAGCGGTCAACCAATATGCGGCAAAATTGTGCAACGTTTTCCCGAGAAAGATTGGCCCGACACGCCCTTCATCGAGGGCATCGAATGG TTCTGTCAGCCACTCGGCTGGAGTTTATCGTACGAGAAACAAGAACCGAAATTTTTCATCTCTGTGCTAACGGACATCGATGCGAACAAGCATTATTGTGCCTGTCTTAGTTTTCATGAAACCCTGGCCATAACACAGACGCGCAGCGTGGACGATGAAGATGAGACCATAGGTAACACCAGTAGAGGGCTTCCGGCTCCGGCAGCCGTGGAGCCTATAACCCATCACAGCATCATGTATGCACCAAAATGTTTGGTGCTCATATCCCGCTTGGATTGTGCAGATACTTTTAAG AACTGTCTTGGCACAATCTATACGGTTTACATTGAAAACTTGCCATATGCAATGGAGAATCTGATTGGCAATATACTCGGCTGCATACAGGTTCCACCAGCGGGCGGACCACAAGTGCGCTTCTCGATTGGCGCCGGTGACAAGCAATCGTTGCAGCCGCCGCAGAGCTCCTCGCTGCCAATAACTGGAAGCGGTGTTAACTTTTTGTTCAAACAGCTGGGCATTAAGAATGTGTTGATTTTGCTGTGTGCCGTGATGactgaaaacaaaatactCTTTCACTCCAAGTGCTACTGGCACTTGACGGACAGCTGCAGGGCGTTGGTTGCGCTTATGTATCCATTTCGATATACGCACGTTTATATACCAATACTCCCAGCGCCGCTCACTGAGGTGCTTTCAACGCCGACGCCATTTATAATGGGTATACACAGTTCACTGCAAACGGAAATTACAGACTTGCTGGATGTGATTGTTGTGGACTTGGATGGTGGCTTAGTTACCATACCGGATGCTCTAACACCACCCGTGCCCATTTTTCCATCACCCCTGTGGGAGCAAACTCAGGAGCTTCTAAGCATGATATTGTTTCCCAATTTGTCGCAAGCAGATCATGCATTTCCCAACCACGAGCGCCCATCGTCCATTCTTGCCAAGACGGAGGCACAAATTGACAAGGAGCTGCGAGCAATATTCATGCGTCTGTTCGCACAATTGCTTCAAGGCTATCGCTCATGCCTGACCATCATTCGCATTCATCCCAAGACAGTCATAACATTTCACAAGGCTGGATTCCTAGGTGCTCGTGATCTCATCGAGAGCGAGTTTCTGTTTCGAGTTTTGGACAGCATGTTCTTTACAACGTTTGTTAACGAGCGTGGGCCGCCATGGCGTGCATCTGATGCCTGGGATGAATTATACAGCTCCATGAATGAGTTGCTTAAATCGGAAGCGCAGAATCGGAATCTC GTCCTCACACATATCCAGGAGCTGGGCCGCACTCTATACGAGAACGAATCATCTAATGCGCACGTCACGTACGCTCAGAAAGTCCTACGGCCACCAGAGGGTGCTTTTCAGCGGATCCATCAACCCTCTTTTCCGCGCATTAGCACTGATAAAGTTGAGCTTATCATACAGGATGGCATCCGCAAGAATGGGCAGTCGCAACGTTTTCATGTCACACGCAATCAGCATCGTATCATACCCATGGGACCAAGGCTACCTGAGGCGCTGGACGTTCGTCCCACAACGGTACACAACTCCGCCAGACGACTGGAAGTATTACGCACCTGTGTGTCTTATATATTTGAGAATCGGATTGCTGATGCCCGAAAGCTGCTGCCTGCAGTGATGCGAACTCTGAAGCATCGAGATGCCCGACTCATTCTGTGTCgtgaactttttggctatgtCCATGGCAACAAAGCTGTGCTTGATCATCAACAGTTTGATCTGGTGGTGCGCTTTATGAACAAGGCTCTTCAGAACTCGTCCGGAGTAGATGAATACACGGTAGCGGCAGCGTTATTACCTATGTCGACAATATTCTGCAGAAAACTGTCGATGGGCGTGGTGCAGTTTGCCTATACGGAGATACAGGATCATGTTATATGGAAAAATTTACAGTTCTGGGAGTCGACATTCTTCCAGGATGTTCAAGCTCAAATTAAGGCGCTCTATTTGCTGCAGCGTCGCCAAAACGAACACAACAAGGAGGCCAATTGTGTGCTGGATGAAGTGCCACTGGAGGAGCCAACAGCATTAGAAATCACTGCCGAGCAGTTGCGCAAGAGTCCAACCATTGAGGAGGAGAAAAAGGCTGAGCTGGCCAAATCGGAGGAGTCCACGCTCTATAGCCAGGCTATACATTTTGCCAATCGCATGGTCTCCCTACTGATACCGTTGGACGTCAATGTGGATGCGGCCAGCAAGCCCAAATTGGCGTTTCGCCTTGAGGAGAATCAGAGTGTTTCCAATAG TATTATGGGCTCGCACAGCCTTAGTGAACATTCTGATGAGGGCTTTGAGGAAAACGATGCTTTGGAGATTGGCGTTACTGTGGGCAAGACAATTTCTCGCTTCATTGATTGCGTTTGCACCGAGGGCGGCGTTACTTCGGAGCACATTCGCAATCTGCACGACATGGTACCGGGCGTGGTACATATGCACATCGAGTCGCTGGAACCAGTTTACCAGGAGGCCAAACGGCATCCGCATGTGCAAAAGCCCAAGATTCAAACACCTTGCTTGCTGCCAGGCGAAGAGCTTGCAACAGATCATTTGCGTTGCTTCCTAATGCCGGACGGACGTGAAGATGACACCCAGTGTTTGATACCAGCCGAAGGTGCTTTGTTTTTAACCAACTATCGAATCGTTTTTAAGGGTTCGCCCTGTGATCCGCTCTTCTGTGAGCAAACGATAGTTCGAGCCTTTCCTATTGCATCTCTGCTGAAGGAGAAGAAAATCTCAATGCTGTACCTGGCCCATTTGGATCAGACACTACCGGAGGGTTTGCAGCTGCGTTCCAGCTGCTTTCAGTTGCTCAAGATTGCCTTTGACACGGAGGTTACGCTAGAACAAATCGAAACATTTCGTAAAACTCTGAGTAAAGCGCGACATCCATTCGATGAATTCGACTATTTCGCTTTTCAGTCGTACGGCACCATGCTGCAAGGGGTAGTACCGTTGAAGACCAAGGAAAAGTACTCCACGATTAAGGGCTTTGCAAAGAAGACGCTGCTCCGCACCGCCAAGAAGGCCGGCTTCAAGCAGAAGGCGCAGACGAAACGCAAATTAATGCCAGAATACGAACTGGGTAGCGGTGGAGGCAGCGCCGATGCATTGGAAACCCACTCGCTTGACGATGAACTCGAGGATGCTGACGAGTTTGAGATACAACAGAACGAAGCTCTGCCACGCCTGTTGACGAGCAAGGATATCGAAAGGATGCGTGAACGCAGCTATGTGCGTGATTGGAAGCGTCTCGGTTTCGATGCGGATGGACAACGCGGTTTTCGCATCAGCAATGCTAACGCAAATTATGTAACCTGCCGCACCTATCCGGCCATCATTGTGGCGCCCGTGCAGTGCAGCGATGCGGCCATGACGCATCTTGGGCGCTACTTCAAGGGACAGCGCATACCGTTGCCCACTTGGCGACATGCCAACGGTTCTCTGCTGATACGTGGGGGCCAGCCAAATAGCAAGTCGGTTATTGGCATGATAAAGAACACAACGGGAGCAAATACCATATCGCATCATGATATCACTCACTATCCGGAGCAGGACAAGTATTTTATGGCGCTAATCAATACAATGCCCAAACTAACACCCCTGGATCAATACACGGGAATGAATCTCTCGATGAGCTCGCTGCTCGGCCATGGAGCTGTGGGTGAGGATCATCAATCGTTAACGCCAGAACTGATGCGTAAGCAAAGGTCCAATCTGAATGTTCCGGATGGCACCAAATCAGGCGCTGCTGGCAACAAAGGTGGCACCATGAAGGGCAATGTCAGCAATGCATCCGTGCATGCCTTCCGCAAGATGCGACTTTATGCGTTGG GTGAGAAATCGCAGGCCAAATCGAATTTGAATGGAGACTTCTGTGCGGACTTTATACCCGTGGACTATCCGGACATTAGGCAATCCCGTTCAGCATTTAAGAAACTTATGCGTGCCTGCATGCCATCTCATAATGCAAATGATGCGGATGGTCAGAGCTTTGCCAAAATGGTGGAGCAATCCGATTGGTTGCAGCAAATCTCAACTCTTTTGCAGTTATCGGGAGCTGTTGTCGACCTGATCGATTTGCAGGAGAGCAGCGTTATGCTATCATTGGAGGATGGTTCCGATGTGACCGCTCAACTATCAGCGATTGCCCAGCTCTGCCTGGATCCCTATTATCGTACACTGGATGGCTTCCGCGTGCTCATTGAGAAGGAGTGGCTGGCATTTGGTCATCGATTTGCCCATCGCAGCAATCTGAAGCCGTCGCATGCCAGCACGAATATTGCGTTTGCGCCCACATTTCTGCAGTTCCTGGATGTCGTTTATCAGCTGCAGCGACAGTTTCCAGTTGCATTTGAATTCAATGATTTCTATTTGCGTTTCCTGGCCTACCATTTGGTATCCTGTCGCTTTCGCACGTTCCTATTCGATTGCGAGCTGGAACGCTATGACTCTGGGGTTGCGTCCATGGAGGATAAGCGTGGCTCTCTGAGTACCAAGCACTTGTTTGGAGGTGGAGGCGTTGCCAATGGATCCGATGATGAGTGCAATGTTTATCCGCTGGATATACGCAGTCCGCGAACGCCCACCCAGCTGAATCGCATTGGCCATTCCATTTTTGACTACATTGAGCGGCAGCACAACAAGTCACCGATTTTCTACAATTTTCTGTATTCCTCCGACAAGGAGGTGGTGCTGCGTCCGCAGAATAGCGTTGCCGCCTTAGACTTGTGGACCTTTTACACAAACGAGGAGTTAGCACAAGGACCGCCCTACGATCTGGAGGTGACCAATGTCGACGACGAAATCGATCTTTCCGAAATTAAGGGCAAGCGTATGGTTATCAGTGCTGGCTATGACAACATTGAGAAGTGTAATCCCAATGCATATATTTGTCTGCTTAGTGAAGTTAGGCAGGCGGAAACGGAACGTGGACACTTGCCACAGAAGTGGCAACAGGTGTGGAACAATCTGGTGGTGCCACCGGTGGAGCCCATGTCACGCAAAACCTCGCTGAATAGCATGCTGGTGCAAACGCAACAACTTAAACGATCCACACTCGAGATTATCATTAAAGGACGTTTGGCTGGCTATCAGGATAAGTTCTTTCATCCACATCGCTTTGAGAAGCATCCATATACAACACCCACCAATTGCAATCATTGCACGAAGCTGCTGTGGGGACCCGTTGGCTATCGTTGCATGGATTGTGGCAATTCCTATCACGAAAAGTGCACTGAACTTTCAATGAAGAATTGCACCAAATACAAGGCCATAGATGGTGCCGTTGGGCCTCCAAATGTCAATATGTCACAGGGTGACACGGCCAGCATTGCCTCTAGTGCGGCCACCACAGCACGCACTTCCAGTCATCATTTTTACAATCAATTCAGCAGCAATGTTGCTGAGAATCGCACACACGAAGG ACATCTTTATAAGCGTGGAGCTTTGCTCAAGGGCTGGAAGCAGCGTTGGTTTGTTCTCGACTCAATTAAGCATCAGTTGCGCTACTATGACACCGCCGAAGATACAGCTCCCAAGGGCTTTATag AGTTGGCCGAGGTGCAGTCAGTGACCGCCGCTCAACCCGCGCAAATTGGTACAAAGGGCGTGGATGAGAAAGGATTCTTTGat CTTAAGACATCAAAACGAACGTATAACTTTTACGCGATGAATGCAAACCTAGCGCAGGAGTGGACTGAAAAGCTACAGGCCTGTTTGCAGTAG
- the LOC117791416 gene encoding glycine receptor subunit alpha-4, translating into MQGYQIFGVPKIKLIYYFSSLFYRNNTESAELVSHYESSLSLPDILPIPSKTYDKNRAPKLLGQPTVVYFHVTVLSLDSINEESMTYVTDIFLAQSWRDPRLRLPENMSEQYRILDVDWLHSIWRPDCFFKNAKKVTFHEMSIPNHYLWLYHDKTLLYMSKLTLVLSCAMKFESYPHDTQICSMMIESLSHTVEDLVFIWNMTDPLVVNAEIELPQLDISNNYTTDCTIEYSTGNFTCLAIVFNLRRRLGYHLFHTYIPSALIVVMSWISFWIKPEAIPARVTLGVTSLLTLATQNTQSQQSLPPVSYVKAIDVWMSSCSVFVFLSLMEFAVVNNYMGPVATKAMKGYSDENITDLDDLKHHHRESIIEPQYDTFCHGHSTAIYIDKFSRFFFPFSFFILNIVYWTTFL; encoded by the exons atgcaagggtatcaaatctttGGCGTGCCAAAGATAAAATTAATCTATTATTTCTCTTCTTTATTCTACAGAAACAACACAGAGAGCGCCGAGCTGGTATCTCATTACGAATCAAGTCTTTCGCTGCCAGATATATTGCCCATACCCTCTAAAACCTATGACAAGAATCGTGCACCCAAATTGCTCGGTCAACCAACCgttgtttattttcatgttACCGTGCTTTCACTGGACTCTATTAATGAGGAGTCTATG ACGTATGTGACGGACATATTTTTAGCACAAAGTTGGCGCGATCCCCGACTGCGATTGCCAGAGAACATGAGCGAACAATATCGCATCCTGGACGTGGATTGGTTGCATAGCATTTGGCGTCCCGATTGCTTCTTTAAGAATGCCAAAAAGGTGACATTTCATGAGATGAGCATACCAAATCACTATCTCTGGCTATATCACGACAAGACGCTTCTCTACATGTCCAAATTGACGCTGGTGCTTTCGTGTGCCATGAAATTTGAATCTTATCCGCACGATACACAAATCTGTTCCATGATGATAGAAAGCT TGTCCCACACGGTGGAGGATTTGGTATTCATTTGGAATATGACCGATCCGCTGGTGGTCAATGCTGAGATCGAGCTGCCACAACTGGATATATCAAATAACTATACGACAGATTGCACCATTGAGTACTCAACGG GCAACTTCACCTGTCTGGCGATTGTCTTTAATTTGCGTCGCCGGTTGGGTTATCATCTATTTCACACGTATATACCATCGGCGCTCATTGTGGTCATGTCGTGGATATCGTTTTGGATCAAGCCGGAGGCCATACCGGCACGTGTTACTCTGGGCGTTACGTCGCTGCTCACCTTGGCCACACAGAATACACAATCTCAGCAATCGCTGCCACCGGTCTCTTATGTCAAAGCCATTGATGTATGGATGTCCTCCTGTTCGGTGTTCGTTTTCTTGTCTCTCATGGAGTTTGCCGTCGTCAATAATTACATGGGACCGGTGGCCACTAAAGCAATGAAGGGTTACTCGGATGAAAATATCACAGATCTAGATGACTTAAAG CATCATCACCGGGAGTCGATAATTGAGCCACAATACGATACATTCTGTCATGGGCATTCCACCGccatatatatagataaattcTCGCGCTTCTTTTTCCCGTTCTCGTTCTTCATACTCAACATTGTGTACTGGACTACGTTCCTATGA